The DNA sequence TCTCGGACCGGATCGGGCGGGCGTGGTTCGTGTTCGTCGGCGGCGGCCTGTACGGTCTCGTCGCGCTCGCAGTGCCGTTCTCCCCCGCACTGGGTGCGGCGCTGCCGGTTCCGGCGTCGCTCCCGCTGCTCGGCGCGCTCGGGCCGGCGTTTCTCCCGCTGGTTGCACTCAACGGCTTGCTCGGCGTCGCCGACAGCCTGCGCGAACCCGCGAGCATGGCGCTCTTTGCCGACGAGGGCAGCGACAACGGCGGCATCGCAAGCAGCTTCGGGATCCGTGAACTCGTCTGGCGCCCGGGAAGCGTCCTCGCGCCGATGGGCGGGGGCCTCCTGATGGGCGGCGTTGGCATGCAGTGGGTGTTCTACGTCGGTGCGGCGTCGGCGTTTACAGGGATCGCGGCGTTCGCCGGGATCCTCGTGTACGACCACGGCCGCGGGGCGTTCGCCGAGTGGTGACCGAGTGGTGACGCGCCGAGTGGTGCTGGAATGGTGACGGGGTGTCGAGCGCGTCGTCGCTTCCCACGGTCCCCGTTCGGGCGGGAGCATAAGCCGCTGGCCGTCCAACGCTAGCGCGTATGACCAACGAAGAGGTAACGGACCTGCTGAAGAAGGCGTACGGCGACGAGATAGAGACCGTCATGAACTACCTGACCAACTCCATCGTACTGGACGGCGTCAGCGCCGAGGAGGTCAAAGGGAGCCTGGAAACGGACATTCAGGAGGAACTCGACCACGCCCGGATGCTCGGCGAACGGCTGAAGCAACTCGACGAGCGGCCGCCGGCCTCGATGGAGTTCACGGCCAGACAGGAGAGCCTCCAGCCGCCGGAGGATTCGACGAACGTCCTCTCCGTGATCGAGGGCGTACTGGAGGCCGAGGAGGACGCGATCGAGACGTACCGCTCGCTCATCCACGCCGCCGAGGAAGCCGACGACCCCGTGACGGAGGACTACGCGGTGACGATCCTCGCCGACGAGGAGGCTCATCGCACCGAGTTCCGCGGGTTCCGCAAGGAATACCGGGACGACTGACTGCGACGGGGCGACTGACCGACGGCGAACGGCTCCGCATGTACGCGAGACGGTTCCGCACGCACGTCGAACGGCTTCACATTCGACCGGCGGGGGAGACCCGGGGGGGTGACTGGGTACTATCGGGAACCGCGTGGAGACCGTCGAGAGGCGAGGATTTTTCTCGGCTGAGGTTTACCGGGGGTGTATGGGCGACTTCAGCCTCGACCTCAGGGCGGTCGAGGACCACATCGAGGAGGAAGAGGACGGGGAGGGCTCCTCCCGGGTCGAACTCGGCAGGCTCGACGGCACGACGCCGGACGAGGAGTGGATCGAGACGGTCGAGTCGGGTGCCGTGCTCGTGCTGAACGTCGAGGGCGACGTGAACGAACTCGCCGCCGGTTTCGCGCGGGACGTGAAAGACGCCGGCGGCGAACTGGTCCATTTCCGGGGGTTCCTGCTTGTGGCACCTTCCGGCGTCCGGATCGACACGGACCGGCTGGGTTGAGTCGCTCGTCGATTTGGTTCGGACAGTAGTTCCCCACATCCTCCCCGCAGCGTGAATACTGGCTCAACGAGATACTGAGCTGATCTGATTTCGCGGTGGGAGTGGAGACACACACCCCGGGTTTCCAATGCTATCGGTGGGAAGGAGAGATGCCTGTGAGGGGTCAGGCGCATCGGTTGTCGTCGGTCGCGGCTGTTTCCCGTGCTCATTTGAGTAATCTGCATATTATTCAGAAAAGTTTTTACACAGGTTGCTACAAACTGTCCACTAGCCTAGTCGTCTAGTTAAGTATGAATAAGGTAACAGATCCTGTGGGTAACTGATCTAGTTTCGACTTCAAGTTTCGACTTCATTTTGACCGATCGTCTTGACCGGTCGAGTCCTGAGGGATCCCCTCCCACATTGCCTGGCCTCGCTGCAACACTGCCCCGACGGTTCTCCACCCGGAAAGCATCGGAAACGTGGGGTGGGTGCACCGGTGTCCCACACGGATCCGACCGCTACGGAGCAGTATGGAGGCTCCTGAAAGCATCGGAAACGTGGGGTGGGTGCAAACCGTTGCCGCACGCTCCGGAAACGAACGCCGATAGCATTGGAAGCCCGGGGTGAGTGATAGGCAAACACGGTCCATCAGTTCGACTCGCGAATCACGGCGCTCGTCGATCACAGTCCGAGCGATTCACTCACACTTCCCAGCAGCGCCGGGATAGCCGGACGAAGCATCGGAAACGCGGGGTGGACGAAACCACGGCACTTATGCCCGACCCCTCGAACGACCGTTACGATGGGAAGTCGAGAGTCGGCAGACATCGCGAAGGAGGTGTTCGAGCAGGAGGACCAGATATTCGCCAACAAGCAGCTCCTCAGCATCGGACACGTCCCCGAACCCGACCGGATCGTCGGTCGGGACGACGAGATCCGCGACCTCGCCGAGCAGCTTCGCGGCGCTATCGAGGGGTACTCGCCCGACAACGTCATCGTCTACGGCAAGACCGGGACCGGGAAATCGCTCGTCTCGAAGTACGTGATGGGCCGCGCGCGGGACCTCGCGGAGGACGACGTGGCCGTCGGTACGGCCTACCTCGACTGCTCCGAGGACAACACCGAGACGCAGGCCGTCTCGTCGCTGGCGAAGACGCTGAACGACGAGGGGGCGACGGACATCGCCGTCCCGCAGACCGGCCTCAGCACGTCGAAGTACTACAAGCGGCTCTGGGACATCCTCGACCGGCGCTACGACGTGATGATGGTCATCCTGGACGAGGTCGACCTGATGGCCGACGACGACCTGCTGATGAAGCTCTCCCGCGCGGAGGAGGCGAACAAGGTCGACTGCCACATCGGCGTCATCGCCATCTCGAACAAGATCCAGTACGCCGAGAACCTGAACGAGCGCGTCAAGTCCAGCCTCCAGCACAAGGAACTGTTCTTCCAGCCCTACGACGCGACCCAGCTCCGCGAGATCATGCGCAACCGGGCCGACGCGTTCCAGGAGGACGTGCTCACCGACGACGTGATCCCGCTCTGTGCCGCCTTCGCCGCACAGGAACACGGCGACGCACGCAAGGCGATCGACATCCTCCGGCACGCCGGCAAGATCGCGTACAAGAACGGCTCGGACACCGTCACGGAGGCGCACGTCCGCGACGCCCAGCAGCTCGCCGAGAAGGACCGCTTCCGCGAACTCATCGACGGCGCACCGACGCAGGCCAAGACCGCCCTGCTCGCCCTGGCCGAACTCTCCCTGAACAACGACACTGAGGCGTTCCCCACCCGGGAAGTGTTCAAGCAGTACCGCGTCATCTGCGACGCGATCGACATGGACACGCTCTCGGAGCGCCGTTTCCGGGACATCCTCAAGGAGCAGGCGTTCCTCGGCATCGTCGACGTGGAGAAACTCAACCAGGGCCTCGCCGGCGGGGTCACGCTCAAGAACCGCCTCATCGAGGACCCCGACATCGTCCGCGAGATCCTGCTGGAAGACGGCCGGATGTCCGAGTGGACTGACGAACCGGACCGGTAGCCGGACCGCCGCTCCTACCGATTCGCCCCGACTGACCGCCGCTCCTGCCGACTCGCCCCGACTGACCGCCGCTCTTGCCGACAGGCCTCAACTGAACGTCAGGTGGTGGCCGTCGGGGTCGGTGATCCGAACGTCGTCGTCGATCATCGTCACCTTCGACGCGCGGTCGAGCACCGCGTCGACGGCCACGCCCGGACTCCCGTCCGTCGCGAACCCGAGGTCGACGTGAACGCCGCCACGGCCGTCGGCGATCCCCAGCTGGGGCTCCCACAGCTCCAGGTCGACGGGACCGCCGAGCCGAACGCGGCGACGATCCTCCCCGCGATCGGTGACCTCGAACCCCAGCGACGTGTAGAACGTCGTGGCGCGCTCCAGGTCGGACACCTCCAGCACGACCTCGAAGATCCCGCCGATCCCCTTCCCCGAAACGTCCCGCTGGCCGAGTTCGACGCAGTTCCCGTCAGGGTCGTAAAGGTAAAGCGACTTCGCGGTCCCGAACTCCCGCTCGACGAGGTCGTAGCTCCGCGAGAGTCGGTCGTACCACTGGTCGTACTCCTCGTGGGGGATCGCGAAGGCGAAATGCGTGTGGAGCCCGCCCCGTGGTATCGCCTGGGGCCGTCGGAGGATCAGGCTGGCGTCGCCCGTACCGAGCGCGACCTCGCGGTCGTCCGACCGGCGGACCGGCAGGTCCAGCGTCCCGGCGTAGAACCCGCGGGTCCGGTCGAGGGACTTGACTTCGAGTGCGAGCCACCGGAGGGCGTCGAGCATACTGCATTATTGTTCGGGAGGAACTTAGTAACGTACGCTAGACCGGATGGCCGAACCGCAACCCCGCCGACACGCTGGTCCCCCGGCGACCGGCGGCCGGGCCGCCGACCCGCCGGTCAGCGTCGGCCTTCGAACCCGGTTCCGCGGGACGACCGCTTATGTCCGTCCGGGCCTTGCTCGTAGATATGCCGATGAAGGCAGACGGTCGCCCGACGGAGCCGCGTGAGATCGATAGCTGGGACGGCGGCCTGGGGTGGATCGCCTCCCCCGACGAGACGATGCAGCGCGCGAGCCACGCGCTGGCGACCGACGAAGGAGTGTGGCTCGTCGACCCGGTCGACTGCGAGGGGCTGGACGACATCGTCGCCCCGCTCGGGGAGGTCGCCGGCACGGTCGTCCTGCTCGACCGGCACAAGCGCGACGCGGCGGCGATCGCCCGCCGTCACGACGTGTCGGTCGCGCTCCCGCGGGAGCTTCGCGACGTGGCGTCCGACCTCGACGCGCCCACGACCACGTTCGGCGACGAACTCGGTGCAACGGGCTACCGGACGATCCCCGTCGTCGACAACCCGATCTGGACGGAGGTGGCGCTGTTCGACGCGGATTCGGGCACGCTCGTCGTTCCGGAAGCGGTCGGCACGGTCGACTACTTCCTCGCGGACGGCGAGCGCCTCGGGGTTCACCCGATGCTCCGGGCGTTCCCCCCGCGGCAGGCGCTCGGGCGGTTGTCCGTCGACCGCGTCCTCGTCGGCCACGGCGAGGGCATCACGACCGACGCGCGGGCGGCCCTCGACGACGCACTCCGGAACTCCCGGCGGAACGCGCCCGGTCTCTACCTGGGGACGGTTCGGGATCTGCTCCCGGTATAGGCGTCGCGGCGGCCCTGCATTCGATGTGACCGTCGCCGGGTGACTACTCGCCGCCCGACGCGTCCCGGTTCTCCGTTCGCTCAGGGGAAGCGTCCTCGGCTTCGCCCACCTCGTCGTCCGGGTCCCGCGCCGCCTGCGTCGCCGGTGGCTCCGGCGGAGCGAGCGCCGCCCCCACGCGCTGGAGGAGCGACGACCGTTCGACTACCCGTTCTACCGCGTCGACAGTCCGGACGACGAACCGCCAGGTGAGGGAGTTCCGGACGACCGAAGCGATCGGCGGGACGATGCGGTCCAGAAGCCGAACGAACGGGCCGACCGTGTACGTTTCGCGGAGGTCGATGACGATCACCTCCGGGTCCGGTTCGGCGGTCAGCCACCGGTAGAGCCACGACCCGCGGACCCAGCGACCGGCCGTCCGGGCGACGCTCCGTGCCCGACGAGCCACTCCGGCTGCCGCCGCCCGGACTGCGGACCCGTCGTACCCCGCCGCCAGGCGGTCGAGCAGTCCGCGGGAATCGGTTTCGCCCGGCATCACGAACCACCGGCATCGTCCGTCCAGCGAGTTCTCGACTCCGAACGCCCCGTCTCGTCGGTCGCCGTCGAGTCCACGAACTCGGTCACCGTTCCCTCGACGCGGACGCGGTCGAAGTCGAGCGTCACGCCGCTCCCCGTCCGTAGCTCCGAGCCGTGGAAGTACGCCTCGCCGTTCGCTGTCCGTGTCTCCAGCTCTACGGTGAGGGACACGTCCCTGTTCTCGGGATGGTCGCGCCGGTGGATCTCGCCGTCGTCGCTCGTGAGGACGACCGTCGCCGGCTCGACGCGCCTGTCGACGATCCGGGCGCGCGGTCCGTCCCCACCGGACTCGGTCATCCCGACGGCCGTCGCTTCCGCCACCGCGGGCGAGACGTTCCGCTGTTCCACGACGACCGTCGTCGTTCCGCGCTCGCCGGGCATCGTCGTCGCGCCGCGGTGGACCACGGTCCCGGAGAGGGTGTAGGCGTCGAGGCCGAGGGAGACGCTCCGACCGATCGTCAGCGGCGCGCCGCCGAAGGTCGTTCGCTCGCCCTCCGTCCGCGTCGCCAGCGACGCGCCGACCCGGACGCGCCGCGTGGCGTCGTCCCCGGTCGGGAACGTGGTCACCGACTGCACGGTGCCGACGGTCCGGCCGGCCACGCGGTATTCCTCGCCTGCACGGATCGCGTCGAGCGCTTCAACCGGAACCGTGGCGTCGAGGACGATGTCGGTCTCGCCGGCGTCGACCGACTCGCCGTCGGCGACGAGCGCCGACACCGTCCCGTTGACCCGGTACTCCGGCGTCTGCAGGCGCAGTCCGTCGCCGACGGTGAGGTTGCCGCTCCCGTATCGGAACGCGGTGCGGTTCCCGTCCGCGATCGCCCGGCCGTCGAGTCGCATGCGGAGCGTCGTGGCTGCGCCGCCGTCGACGGGCGAGACGTGCACGTCGGTCACCGTCGCGTTCGCGCCGCCGACCGCGACCTCGTCGCCGGCGTGGATGCGCTCGGCGAGGCGCTCGGGCTGTGTGCCGAGCTCCACCGTCGCGTACCGGACGGCGCGCTCGCCGGGCGGCTCCCCGTCGGCCGCGCTCCCGTTCGTCGTTTCGTTGGCGGGCGCATCAGCTGACCCACCGCCCCCCATGACCAGCGCCGCGCCCGCGGCGACGACGGCGACCACCAGCAGGACGACCAGCGCGTCGACGACGTTCACCCGGCCGAACAGGTTCCCGTCATCGTCGATAAGCGGCATTTGCGTGGGTTTCTCCCCGGGGTCACTCAAAACCTATCGTTGCGGCTCGAAAGCGGCCACTCGGAACCCGCGGGCTCACACAGCTACCGTCCCGTTCACCGCGACGGCAGTGCCGTTCGCCACGGCCCGCTCCGGCACCGTCACAGTCCGGTTGCCGACCGCGTACTCGCCGGGGTGTGCGACGGTGACGGCGAACGTGCCGTTCTCGACCGCCGCCGTCCGCTGATACGTAAACGCCGTCCCGCCGAGGTCGACCTCGCGGGACAGCGTCACGGTCCCGTTCGAAGACGCCACACCCCTCACAGTCGCGCCCGGCACCGGGCGGAACACCTTCCGCTCGCCACCGTCGGTCGCGTACACGGCGCGGTAGTGGGCGGTTCCGTTCCCGTAGCGCTCGTGTAACGTGGCGTACAGCGTTTCGTCGTCGAACTCGTCCCCCGACTCGATGTCCTCCGTGACGACGTACGCCGCCCGCCCGTCGAGTCGCTCGTACCACGTCGATGCGTTCGTACTGACGAGGAAGCCGTCGTAGTTCGCTCGGGCGTAGCCGTAGGACTCCGACTGCCCGCTGGCGAAGGCGTTGTACAGTCGGTTGCGGTCCCAGCGGCTGAACACGTAGCGGTCGTCCGTCGCCAGCCCGCGCTCGTCGGCGTCGTCGCCGATCCAGGTCGCGGCCCGATAGGACTCCTCGCTGTGTGTGAGGTCGGCGGTGAGCGCCGGCGTCAGCCCCGCGCCGAGGCCGGCGACGAGGATGACGAGGGCGGCCAGCAGCCCGGCGGTTCGCCCGTCGATACCTCCGAGGTCGAACGCTCGTCCCGCGCCGTCCCCACGGAGCGTCCCGGTGTCGGTCACGGACTGCGCGCCGCGACGTTCCCTCCTGCCGCCGAATACGGCTGGTCTGCGTGCGAGGTCGACGACGCTGGCGAGGTGGACAAGGCCGAGGCCGCCGAGGACGGCGACCGGCACCGCAAGCGCCCCGGCGAAGCGGACCTGCAGGACGCCCAGCACCAGCAGGAACGCGGTGTACGTCGCGACCACGAGCCACTCCGCCCGGTCCCGCGAGACGGCCATCCAGCCGCCCCACGCCGCGTACGGGAGCGCCAGGAACAGCACCAGCCCGAAGTAGAAAACCGGCGCGACTGGACCGCCGAGGTCCGACTGAAACAGCGACTGGAACTCGACGATGTCGCCCTGCTCCGGCGTCAGCACGAGCTTTTCGACCTCCTGACGGAACTCCGTCCGGAACACCGGGAACCCCTGCCACGCGCCGGCGAACACGGCCCCCACGGCTGCGACGAGTCCGCCACCCGTCACGCGCCACGACAGCCCGGCCTGCCGGCCCGCCTCGGCGACGAGAACGACCGCGAGGCTCCCGGCAAGCAGGAACGCAGGGGTGTACGCCACGTAATCGGCGTGCCAGCCACCCGTCTCGTGTGCCACCAACACCGCGACCGTCGCGAGCGCGACCCCCGCGAGTTCCGGACCCAGCGTCCGGAGCGGCGACCGTCCCGCACGGAGGTCGACCGCGGCACGGGTGAGGACGTACAGGCCGACCGGGAGCACCAGCAGCGGCCCGGCGTTCCAGGCGAGTACCTGCGTTGCAGTGCCCGCGGCGAACAGAACCGTCCATGGCGCGGCGGCCGCGACGAGTTCTCGAAGCGACTGATCCCTGTCGACCGCCGCAAGCGCGACGAGCGCGTACAGCGTCACCGCGACGATCATGTAGTCGAACGCGTGGTGGTCCCCGAAGCCGACCGCCGAGCGGTAGGCGTGGACCGGCGTCGTGGCGAGCAGCCCGACGGCGGCGACGCCGACGCGGGCGTCGCCAGTCAGCCGCCGCGCCGCCCCGTACACGGCCAGTCCGGTCACCAGCGCGGCGACGACGGGGTACCACGCCAGCGTGAGGTCGACGGCGCGAGCGTCGCCGCCGACCGCCCTCGCGACCGTCCACAGGGCCGCGGTCAGGAGCGGCTCCTCCTCGATCAGGTGTTCCGGGACGGCGAACGCCCCGGCGTCGCTCGCGGACAGCTGGAGCAGCCAGTGGCGGTAGAAGTACGGGTCGTTCGCGAGCAGGACGATGTCGCCGTTGCGGAACACGCTCGGGTAGGCGAACAGCCGGAACAGGGCGACCAGCGCGAGCGCCGCGGCCAGCCCGGCGGCGGCGTCGCGGCGGACGGTCGGCAGTCGGGTCCGGACGGCGTCGAGGTCGAGCGCCGTTCCCGCGCCCGTTCCACTGGCGTCGTCGGTCGTCTGCTCCTCGCCGTCAAGGACGGCCGCGACGGCGTCGCGGTCCGCGAGCCGGTACTCGTCGCCGGCGCTCTCGACGATGCCGCGCGAAACGAGTTCGCCGAACGCCCCCGAGTCGACGGGCACGTCGTCGAACGTCCACGTATCCTCGCCCCCGTCGACTTCGTGGATCGCCCGGAGAGCGGGTTCGAGTTCGGGGCGGTCCGCGAGGAGGGCGGCGGCCTCCTCACGAGCGTCGGTCATGTTCCCGGCGAGAGTTCACATCAGCATAAAACCAACTACTCGCCGGTTCGCCCGCCCGGCGGTCGGTCGGCCGACTCGCCGACGCGCCGGTCCGCGACCGCGACCCCCCCGGCGACGAGCGCCGCCGCGGCCAGCACCGCGGGGTCGGACGACACGTACAGGCTCGGCGTCGGCGGTCGCCAGGGGATCGGGTAGAGCCAGAAGCTCGCCCGTCCGTCCGCGTACGCCCGGAGACCGTCGAAGACGAGCGACGCCCCGCCGCCGGCGACCAGCGCGGCGTACGCCGGCCGCCACCGCCGGCCGAACGCGAGCGCGATGACGCCGGCGACGAGCAGGACGCCGCCGAGCGTGCCGATGGCTTCTACGTCGAACGGGACGCCGATCGCACGGCTCACGACCGCCGAGTCGACCAGCAGCTCGGCCTTGATCAGGTCCGGGATCGCCGCCCCCGCGACGCCGACCGCGATCCACTCGTCCGTGAGCCGGTTAAGCCGCCAGCTCGCGACGGTGAGAACCGCGTAAGCCAGCAGGACGTGCGAGAGCAGGTCAGGCATCGTCGGCACCCCCCGCTTCGTCGGCGGTCGGTCCGGACGTCACGGTCTCACCCTCGCGCGGCACGAACGACAGCGTCGCCACGTCTACCCGCCAGCGCCGGAAGAACAGCGCGAGGATCCCGACCGCGCCGACGAGGGAGACGGCGTACTTGTACAGCGCCGCCCCGCCGTCGCGTTCGACGACGACCGTCTCGGAGACGGTCATGGTCCGCCCCGGGCCAAGCCGTCCGTACGCCTGCACGAGGCCCCCGGGTGCTACGTCGGCCCGGACCGACCGGAGGCGTATCGTGAACTCCCCGCCGTCGTGTTCGACGCGGACCGTCGCGGTGCCGGCGTCGCGGTCGATACGCTCGACGGTGCCGAACAGGAGCGCCCGTTCGCCGACGTGCGCGTCGTAGTCCGCCGCGAGTTCGTCCTCCGTCGGGGAGTCCCAGCGCCGCTCCTCGGTCGCGTCGAAGTGGACGCAGAGTCCAAGCACTGCGGCGAGCAGGACGACTCCGACGGCCGCGCGACGCCACGGCAACATACCGTCGACTGCCGACGCGCTGCGAATGAACGCTTCGGTTCGATAGTCCGATGGGTCGCGTTCGCCTCAGATCCACAGCGCGACGCCGCCGAGCATCGCCAGGCCGCCGAGGCCGACACAGACCGCCCAGAAGTCGATGCGCTCGACGACGCGCATCAGCGCGTCGATGGTGAGATAGCCGACGATGGCGGCGGCGACCACCGCGATCAGCGCGGGGCCGGGAGCGACGCTCGGGATGCCCCCCTCGTCAAGCACCGTCAGCGCGCCCGCGCCGAACGCGGCCGGGACGGACAGCAGAAAGGAGAGGCGGAACGACGCCGGGCCGTCGTGGCCCCGCAGGAGCAACGCGCCGGCGGTCGTCCCCGAGCGCGAGACGCCCGGCAACACGGCGATCCCCTGAAGCGTCCCCACGAGGACGGCGTCGACGAGGTCCGGGAGGTCACGCGCGCCGAGCGCCCGCTCGCCGGCGAAGCGCTGGAACGCGCCGGTCGCGACCAGCAGGAGTCCGACGACGACGATGAACGCGCCGCCGGTGAGTTCGCCGACCAGACCGTCGAGCGCGAGGTAGGCGACGAGTCCGGAGCCGACCGAGGCCAGCGTCGCGACGACGACGAAGGACAGATCGGCCGTCTCGTCGCCGAAGGCAGTCGCCGGTCGCCACTCCGGCGCGACGGCGAGCGCGTCGCGGAACTCGTCGCGGTAGTAGACCGTCGCAGACAGCGCCGTCCCGACGTGGAGGAACAGGGAGAACTGGACGGCGGCGTCCGGCGACGAGCCGACCGCGGTGAGGAAGACGGCGACGTTGCCCTCGCTGGAGATCGGCAGCCACTCGAAGATACCCTGCAGGATCCCCGCGATGAGCGCGACGAGCGTGGCGCTATCCATGCGCAACTCCCGTCACGCGCCGGACAAAACGCCTTCGGATCCGCCGTTCTCCTCCGGCCGTCGAAACGAGCCTCCTCGCTCCGGCGGGCGATCAGGTCCCACGTCCGGCGGCCTCGCGCTTCCCGGCGGCGTAGACGAGCGCCCAGAGCACCCCCAGCGCGAACAGCCAGGCGAAGGCGACGGCGAGCACGACCAGCACGCCCCGTCAGTCGGCCCGCCCGGACCTTGTTATACGCTAGCAAACTACGGTAGAGGTCGACTGTCCGCCGGGTAAGCGGCCGTTTCCGCCGAATACGACCGGCCCCGGCGATGCACATTTCACCACGGGGGCCGTACGGGAGCCGTGGTCTACGTCACGCGCGGCCTCGTCGAGGTTCTGCTCGAACTCGCCCGGGACGCTGAGCCGGGCGAGGTCACGGCGAACCTCGCTGTCACGCCGGCGGGGGAGCTCAGCGGCGCGGAGCGCCTGCCGGCCGACGCGCCCGTGTTCACGGACTTCTACCTCCCCGACAGCGGCGGGGCGGTCGACGCCGTGTTCGGGGTCGACCTCTCGACGCCCTCGCGGCAGACGCAGGGGCGGTTCGTCTCGCACCCGCAGGGGGATCTCGCGGTCTCCCGGACGGACGACCTCCACGAGGCGGTGTTCGTCGCGGTCCCGCCGTGGGAGGAGGCGAACCTCGCGGCGTTCGACCGGCGGGGTCGCAGCCGCGACCTCACCGTCGTCGACGCCGAGCCCCCCCACGAGTCGCTCCCGTAGCGCTCGGCTTCCGCGCTACTCCAGATAGCCGAGGTCGCGCAGCTGTGACGTTATTTCGTCGAACTCGGCCTCGGTCAGCTCGCCCTGCTGCTGGTGCTGGATGACGATGCTCCGGAGGAGAAACCGGACGAGGTCGCTCGTGCTCTGGAAGCTGGTCCCCTCGATCGTCTCGTCGACCCGCTCGGCCAGGTCCTTCGGGATGGAGACGGTCGTGTACTCGGTCATACCCGAAGTGGGGCCGGTCGACCGAAAGGCTTTGCGACCACGCCGCCGGCCGGGACTGCCTCGGCACGCCGGAGCCGGTCCGCCGGGGTTTTTTGCTCCCACAATCGGATCCGACCGATATGGGAGTACGGCCGCCAGCGAACGACAGCGACGAACCGGACGCCATCGAGTTCGGGATCGCCGCCGTCGACGCCCGACTCGACGCGGCTGACGTGACGTTCCCGGCGACGAGGACGGACCTCGTCGACGCGTTGGACGACGAGGTGCCGTACGACGCCCAGGGGCGGACCGTCGCGCTCGCCGAGGCCATCGACGAGACTGACCGCCACGAGTTCGACTCGGAGCAGGACCTGTTAAACGAGTTGCATCCGGTGTTCGAGAACCGGCGATCGTCGCCCATGAGCCTGCTCGACCGACTGCGGGCGATGGTTCCCTTCTAGCGGTCCGGCGGTCCGGCCTCGTGTTCGGCCGTCGACTGGTCCGGTCGCGTCGCTTCAGACCCGGCGTCCGTTACCCCCTCCGAGTCGACGCCGTGTTCCGCGCCGCCCTGCCCAGTCCCGCGCTCGGCGGCCGAGGTCTCACCGCGCCCCACGCCCCGCCCGGTTTCGATCCGCTGTAGGCGGTGCATCTGGTCGCGGTGGAGCGTCACGATCATGTCCGAGAGGACGCCGAAGATGAGCAACTGGACGCCAAACAGGAGGAAAAACGCCGCGACGATCGCGAGGACCTCGTGGCTTATCCCGCGCGTGAACCACTCGACGCCGACGTACGCCGCGATCACGCCGCCAATAGCCACGCCTGTCGCGCCGACGCTTCCGAAGTAGAACAGCGGGTTGTTCGTCTTCGCCAGCCGGTACAGCGTCAGGATGATGGTCCCGCCGTCCCAGACCGGGTGCAGGTTCGTCTCGGAGTCCTCCGGGCGCGCGAGGTAGGTGATCGGCACCTCCGCCATCTCGACGCCGTGTTTCACGCATTCGACGGCCAGTTCCGTTTCGATGCCGAAGCCCTCCGAGTTCAGCCTGAACCGCTCGACCGACTCGCGGGTGAACGCCCGGTAGCCGCTGAGGATGTCGTAGTTCTCCTGGCCGTGGATGAAGTGGAACGCGCGGTCGATGATCCCGTTGCCGAACTGGTTGAGCCGGGTCATCGCGCCGGCCTCCATGTCGGCGAACCGGTCGCCGATGACGTGCTCGGCCTCGCCGGCGAGCAGCGGTTCGAGCATCGCGGGGGCGTCCTCCGGGCGGTAGGTGCCGTCGCCGTCCAGCATCAGGACGTACTCGTTCTCGACGAGTTCGATCCCCTCCTGTACGGCCTGTCCCTTCCCGGTTCCCGACTGGACGACGACGCGAGCGCCGCGCTCGGCAGCGATGTCACGGGTGCCGTCCGACGAGTCGCCGTCGACGACGAGGACGTTCTCCAGCCCCTGCTCGCGGAACCCGTCGATCACCTCGCCGATGGTCGCGGCCTCGTTCAGCGTCGGGATCAGGACGCAGACGTCCCCGTAGTCCGCCATTGACAGGGACTCCACGAGGGAGGCGCAAAAGGTTTGCTTTCGGCCGGGGCCGAGCGTTGCCGGCGTCGGGTCGTGCGG is a window from the Halostella salina genome containing:
- a CDS encoding DUF5789 family protein → MGVRPPANDSDEPDAIEFGIAAVDARLDAADVTFPATRTDLVDALDDEVPYDAQGRTVALAEAIDETDRHEFDSEQDLLNELHPVFENRRSSPMSLLDRLRAMVPF
- the aglJ gene encoding S-layer glycoprotein N-glycosyltransferase AglJ, producing the protein MADYGDVCVLIPTLNEAATIGEVIDGFREQGLENVLVVDGDSSDGTRDIAAERGARVVVQSGTGKGQAVQEGIELVENEYVLMLDGDGTYRPEDAPAMLEPLLAGEAEHVIGDRFADMEAGAMTRLNQFGNGIIDRAFHFIHGQENYDILSGYRAFTRESVERFRLNSEGFGIETELAVECVKHGVEMAEVPITYLARPEDSETNLHPVWDGGTIILTLYRLAKTNNPLFYFGSVGATGVAIGGVIAAYVGVEWFTRGISHEVLAIVAAFFLLFGVQLLIFGVLSDMIVTLHRDQMHRLQRIETGRGVGRGETSAAERGTGQGGAEHGVDSEGVTDAGSEATRPDQSTAEHEAGPPDR